One Acidobacteriota bacterium genomic window, TTGATCGAACTGGAGAAATCGCCGACACCCTGGCGAAAGAAAATCCACGCGTCCGGGTCTTTCACCATCGCCCCAACAAAGGCTATGCCGAAGCACTCAAAACCGGCTTTACCAGCGCACGCTTTGACATGGTGTTTTACACGGATTCAGACAATCAGTTTGACGTGCGTGAAATCAAAAATTTTCTCAAACCGCTTGAAGACTATGACATCGTCTGTGGCTTCCGCATTTACCGGTTTGATCCGCTGACGCGACTTTTTCTTTCGTGGGGCTTTAACTTGCTGGTGCGCATCATCTTCCGCATCCGGGTCCGGGATATTGACTGTGCCTTTAAGCTCTTTCGGCGGTCGGTTTTTGACAAAGTCACGATTGAATCGAAAAGATTTTTTGTAGATGCTGAAGTTTTGGCCAAAGCCCGGTATCATAAGCTCGGCATGACGGAAATTGGCGTTCGCCACTATCCACGTACCGCCGGCCAGTCAACTGTTCGCCCCAGCCATATTCTGTACACACTTCAAGAACTGGCAAATATTTGGGTTAACATCCACTTCAAATCAAAAAGGAAGTAGTTAGTGGTTAGAAATCAATACTTTTAGTAATTAGTGGTTAGTGGTTAGAAATCAATACTTTCAAAGAAAAACCAGGAACCAAGAACTAACCACTAATCACTAACCACTGACTCATTCTTCAATAATGTATCCGAAAAGTGAAATCAACCACTCATCCGAAGGCACGGCAACCCTTGCTGTTCCGGCTTCAAGCGATAGCCAACCAACAACACATTCGACCTCACGACGGTCACTGTGGGCGCTGGTGCAAATCTTGCTGGGTGGTCTGGCACTGGTTTTTGTCCTGCGCAAAGCCAACCTGACCGAAGTTGTTTCTCATTTGAAACAGGTCAACTTGTGGTATGTCTTGCTGGCGTTCGGGCTGAATCTGGTCATGCTGGCGGCGATGTCACTCCGGTTGTCCCTGCTGGCCTGGGTTCACTCCCGGG contains:
- a CDS encoding glycosyltransferase family 2 protein, which codes for MFTTLSAVLPAYNEEENIETAVNKLLEVLKTLPLTDYEVIVVDDGSVDRTGEIADTLAKENPRVRVFHHRPNKGYAEALKTGFTSARFDMVFYTDSDNQFDVREIKNFLKPLEDYDIVCGFRIYRFDPLTRLFLSWGFNLLVRIIFRIRVRDIDCAFKLFRRSVFDKVTIESKRFFVDAEVLAKARYHKLGMTEIGVRHYPRTAGQSTVRPSHILYTLQELANIWVNIHFKSKRK